From the Polynucleobacter sp. MWH-UH35A genome, one window contains:
- the rfaE2 gene encoding D-glycero-beta-D-manno-heptose 1-phosphate adenylyltransferase: MSHLPPPSFEAKVCPPEQLTERLANLPRPLVFTNGVFDILHRGHASYLAQARALGASLVVGVNSDASVKMLGKGDDRPINSEADRQALLAALESVDMAILFAEQTPVNLIEKIRPDIYVKGGDYEIDTLAETHLVKSWGGKAVAIPFLYERSTTSLLGKIRS; the protein is encoded by the coding sequence ATGAGTCATTTACCACCCCCATCTTTTGAGGCTAAAGTCTGCCCACCAGAGCAGCTTACTGAGCGCCTAGCAAACCTTCCTCGGCCATTAGTGTTTACTAATGGAGTCTTCGATATCCTGCACCGTGGACATGCCAGCTATTTGGCACAAGCGCGTGCCTTGGGTGCAAGTTTGGTAGTGGGCGTGAATTCGGATGCTTCAGTCAAGATGCTGGGCAAAGGCGATGACAGGCCTATTAATTCTGAGGCCGATCGTCAGGCTTTGTTGGCCGCACTCGAAAGTGTAGATATGGCCATATTGTTTGCCGAACAAACACCAGTCAACTTAATCGAAAAAATTCGTCCTGATATTTATGTTAAGGGCGGGGATTATGAAATCGATACCTTAGCCGAAACGCATTTGGTGAAAAGTTGGGGCGGTAAAGCTGTTGCAATACCTTTCTTGTATGAGCGCTCCACTACCAGTTTATTGGGCAAGATTCGCTCTTAA
- a CDS encoding glutathione peroxidase, with translation MHRNLIHWLFGLLTLLSGLQIANAATNCSPLLSHTFPRLQDEAPQNLCQYQGKVILVVNTASFCGFTSQYEGLEKLYAKYKDQGFVVLGFPSNDFGQQEPGTNKEIADFCKNTYDVKFPMFAKSAVSGNNPNPFFKMLIAKTGTTPKWNFYKYLIDRNGNVVDSFGSMTKPSSSSITGPIEKLLGEKAQ, from the coding sequence ATGCACCGCAATCTAATACATTGGCTCTTTGGCTTATTAACCCTCCTGTCTGGACTACAGATTGCCAATGCTGCAACCAACTGCAGCCCACTGCTCTCTCATACCTTTCCTCGCCTCCAGGACGAGGCGCCGCAAAATCTTTGCCAATACCAAGGCAAAGTCATTCTGGTTGTAAACACAGCTAGCTTTTGTGGCTTTACAAGTCAATACGAAGGTCTTGAGAAGCTCTATGCCAAATACAAAGATCAGGGCTTTGTAGTTCTGGGCTTTCCCTCCAATGACTTCGGACAACAAGAACCAGGCACTAATAAAGAAATTGCTGATTTCTGTAAAAACACTTATGACGTGAAATTTCCAATGTTCGCAAAGAGCGCTGTATCCGGAAACAATCCAAATCCTTTTTTTAAGATGTTGATTGCCAAGACCGGCACAACGCCAAAATGGAATTTCTATAAATATCTTATAGATCGCAATGGGAATGTCGTTGATTCATTCGGAAGCATGACAAAGCCTAGTAGTAGCAGCATTACCGGCCCTATAGAAAAGCTTTTAGGAGAAAAGGCGCAGTGA
- a CDS encoding NAD(P)/FAD-dependent oxidoreductase, with the protein MSKKRIAIIGAGISGLGCAYALRQHPDFEITLFEGGDHIGGHSNTVDFTYKIDGKETTHGVDTGFLVFNRKTYPRLVRLFEEIQAPVAPSEMSFSVSIDTSAKSMLHKKIEWAGNDINSFFGQRANLLSASFWRMAYDILRFNRLATKLAQQQIESGHLYKEPDEKIADFLERHRFSQSFKENYFLPMIGAIWSCSVEQMLEFPIQTMVRFCHNHGLLQIQNRPQWLTIKGGSREYVKRIVAALVKHQIMIKRESVLRVNANQGGDGVEVISQTGSAHFDEVVMACHSDQTLDLLHGIDQQARNILAAVPYQKNRAILHTDIRFLPEAKRCWAAWNYTAKSGDKPNAKQHVSVNYLINRLQPLPDQLQDTQIIVSLNPSEEPNPTLVHQEIHYSHPVFDMSAIQAQKELPLIQGASSVWYCGAWTGFGFHEDGLRSGELVAEALIESVRQPTQTKEDV; encoded by the coding sequence GTGAGTAAAAAACGAATTGCCATTATTGGAGCAGGGATTTCTGGATTAGGTTGTGCTTACGCTTTGAGACAACACCCAGATTTTGAAATTACATTATTTGAGGGCGGTGATCATATTGGTGGCCATAGCAACACCGTAGACTTTACTTACAAGATTGATGGGAAAGAAACCACCCACGGTGTAGATACTGGCTTCCTAGTATTCAATCGCAAAACCTATCCGCGTCTTGTTCGACTATTCGAAGAAATTCAGGCGCCAGTAGCCCCCTCGGAGATGTCTTTTTCTGTATCTATTGATACATCCGCAAAATCAATGCTCCATAAAAAAATTGAGTGGGCGGGTAACGACATTAATTCTTTCTTTGGCCAACGCGCCAATCTGCTCTCGGCATCATTTTGGAGAATGGCTTACGATATTTTGCGCTTTAACCGCTTAGCTACAAAGCTAGCACAGCAACAAATTGAGTCAGGTCATTTGTACAAAGAGCCTGATGAGAAGATTGCAGATTTTTTAGAACGCCATCGCTTTAGTCAAAGCTTCAAGGAGAATTATTTTCTGCCAATGATTGGTGCTATTTGGTCATGCTCAGTGGAGCAAATGCTGGAGTTTCCCATCCAAACGATGGTGCGCTTCTGCCACAACCACGGTCTTTTACAAATCCAAAACCGCCCACAATGGCTAACCATCAAGGGTGGCTCACGAGAGTATGTAAAGCGCATTGTTGCCGCCCTAGTAAAACATCAAATCATGATTAAACGTGAAAGCGTCCTGCGTGTGAACGCAAATCAAGGTGGTGATGGGGTTGAAGTAATCAGTCAGACAGGTTCGGCGCATTTTGATGAGGTAGTTATGGCGTGTCACAGCGACCAGACGCTTGATTTACTGCACGGTATTGATCAACAAGCCAGAAATATCCTTGCAGCGGTTCCCTATCAAAAGAATCGGGCAATTTTGCATACCGATATCCGCTTCTTGCCTGAAGCAAAGCGCTGTTGGGCAGCATGGAACTACACCGCAAAATCTGGCGACAAACCCAATGCGAAGCAACATGTCAGCGTCAATTACTTAATCAATCGCTTACAACCTCTTCCGGATCAACTGCAAGATACGCAAATTATTGTGAGCTTAAATCCCTCAGAAGAGCCGAACCCAACGCTGGTTCATCAAGAGATTCACTATTCACACCCTGTCTTTGATATGAGCGCAATACAAGCGCAAAAAGAACTTCCCTTAATCCAGGGCGCTTCATCAGTTTGGTATTGTGGTGCTTGGACAGGCTTTGGATTTCATGAGGATGGCTTGCGCTCTGGAGAATTAGTTGCTGAAGCCCTAATTGAAAGTGTTCGCCAACCCACACAAACCAAAGAAGACGTCTAA
- a CDS encoding DUF1365 domain-containing protein, translating to MVQANINFGVVKHQRVRPAKNAFGYGVFTVSIPMRARSANPMLLDQNGLSDNRWGLCAFFDKDHGLGESNCLAWIEKILAANGVQNIDGEIWLQTFPRVLGYVFNPVSFWICTRANGKVQAVLAEVNNTFGERHCYLLHKDSGEELYSGETLTSKKVFHVSPFCEVRGEYHFRFLFPKDSSSGKNTVCRIELHEDGLPLINTSISGTSRALTRTNIIKALLRYPLMSLGVIFRIHWQALKLWVKGVPFHSKPKPPELEVSR from the coding sequence ATAGTGCAAGCAAACATTAACTTTGGAGTAGTAAAACACCAGCGTGTGCGGCCGGCTAAAAATGCTTTTGGCTATGGTGTATTTACCGTCTCTATTCCTATGCGTGCGCGCAGCGCTAATCCCATGCTCCTCGATCAAAATGGACTGAGTGATAACCGCTGGGGCCTTTGCGCATTCTTTGACAAAGACCATGGCCTAGGAGAATCCAATTGCCTTGCATGGATAGAAAAGATTCTTGCTGCGAATGGCGTACAAAATATTGATGGTGAAATTTGGCTGCAAACTTTTCCAAGAGTACTGGGCTATGTCTTTAATCCGGTAAGCTTTTGGATTTGTACTCGAGCTAACGGCAAAGTACAAGCAGTGCTTGCTGAAGTAAATAACACTTTTGGTGAACGTCACTGTTACTTGCTGCACAAAGATTCTGGTGAAGAGCTTTACTCAGGTGAAACGCTTACTAGCAAAAAAGTATTTCACGTTTCACCCTTTTGCGAAGTACGAGGGGAATATCACTTCCGCTTCTTATTTCCCAAAGACAGTAGTAGCGGCAAAAATACCGTCTGCCGTATTGAGTTACATGAAGATGGCCTTCCACTCATTAATACCAGCATCAGTGGCACCAGTCGAGCACTCACTCGAACCAATATCATCAAGGCGCTTTTACGCTACCCATTAATGAGTTTAGGCGTTATCTTTCGCATTCATTGGCAAGCATTGAAATTATGGGTAAAAGGTGTACCCTTTCATTCAAAACCCAAACCCCCAGAACTTGAAGTTAGCAGATGA